The following are encoded together in the Cheilinus undulatus linkage group 3, ASM1832078v1, whole genome shotgun sequence genome:
- the LOC121506393 gene encoding leucine-rich repeat-containing protein 3-like, producing MYTGWCEERRTSSTGGNGLGLPSWLCVSLFFFALWGQASPQCPDSCHCAWDTATVLCSDADLREIPEGIPPDTVSLHLERNYIRNIPESAFSDLVHLRDLYLSHNRIDSLASGALRHLGPELRLLDLSHNQLRQASREEFGSTRAKTRLYHNPWHCDCALQELMETLNLEPETVNGIICESSVRGVGEGSRWEDPGSLGEHAGQPLVKLLDSGVNFCSLQRKTTDVAMLVTMFVWFFMVIVYVVYYVRQNQAEARRHLEYLKSLPSPRKTPTETDTLSTGF from the coding sequence ATGTACACAGGCTGGTGTGAGGAGAGACGTACCAGCAGCACTGGAGGTAACGGATTGGGTCTCCCTTCATGGCTGTGCGTATCACTCTTCTTCTTTGCCCTGTGGGGCCAAGCATCCCCGCAGTGCCCGGACAGCTGCCACTGCGCCTGGGATACAGCCACAGTGCTGTGCTCAGACGCAGACCTGCGGGAGATCCCAGAAGGAATCCCTCCAGACACCGTATCCCTGCACCTTGAACGAAATTACATCCGGAACATCCCTGAGAGTGCCTTCAGTGACCTGGTTCACCTGCGGGACCTGTACCTGTCCCACAACCGCATCGACTCACTGGCCTCGGGGGCCCTGCGACACCTGGGGCCTGAGCTACGCCTGCTGGATCTCTCCCACAACCAGCTGAGGCAGGCGAGCAGGGAGGAGTTTGGCTCCACTCGGGCAAAGACTCGCCTCTACCACAACCCCTGGCACTGTGACTGCGCCCTCCAGGAGTTGATGGAGACTCTGAACCTGGAGCCTGAGACAGTGAACGGGATCATTTGTGAGAGCTCCGTGCGAGGGGTGGGTGAGGGGAGCAGGTGGGAGGATCCTGGATCACTTGGGGAGCACGCAGGTCAGCCACTGGTCAAACTGTTGGATTCTGGGGTGAATTTCTGCAGCCTGCAGAGGAAAACCACAGATGTAGCCATGCTGGTGACCATGTTTGTGTGGTTTTTTATGGTCATTGTATATGTGGTGTACTATGTGAGGCAAAATCAAGCTGAAGCCCGCAGACATTTGGAGTACCTGAAGAGTTTGCCCAGCCCACGCAAGACCCCCACAGAGACAGACACTTTGAGCACTGGATTCTGA